The Myripristis murdjan chromosome 6, fMyrMur1.1, whole genome shotgun sequence sequence GATACAGATGACTACACCTGATATTTTGTTGCAAAGTGGTCCACTTTGCAATCATTTAAACTGGAAAATCCATGTTACTAGCCTGATGTGCATTCATTAACAAATAGTATCCATTAGGAGCACTGAGCTGAATTTGTGAAATCCATACCAGCTACTGGCTAGAAAAAcataaatctttaaaaaaaaaaaaaaaaaaaggtggcaaGGAAAGTATTTTGCAATTAAGATTTCTAATGGCTTGTACATAGACAAAAGTTTGAGCAGTTTGAACCTTCATCAGAGCTCTCATGATGAATAAGTAAATTATGATGCCTTTATTTTCTAAGATTTGTGTGTACATCACTAgagttttaaagattttaaaatacaacacaTTCCCAATAATGGCCAAATGATGAGGCTATGTTTGCACATTCACTTTCAGTCtaatttattgtgaaatagTATCCAGAAGTTGTTTTATCCTTCTATTGTTACGTGATAGTGTACAGTAAACATATCAGCCTTTCTAACATTAACTTTGCTTACAGAGGTGAAACCGTAGTTTGTAAGGGATCTGTCTGCCTCAGCGAAATGAGCTCACACTCCATTGAGTCTGAATAGGGGCAGTTGGCTCTGCATTAGGAACACAGGAGCCCCCCCATGGTCCATTGCACTGGATGCTTCTAGACTGTTTGATGACTATTTACACATCATCACATTAGGAAtttcttttcactctttctACTCTTGGTTTTCAAAAAACAGGCACGCATTTGTGCACAAACTCCTGGATTTAtcgttgtttgttttgtggccCAGAAACAAGATGGTTAAGTGGTGGCATTGAGATTGTTTCAGGGGACTCTGaatggtttttgtttgtgtgtttgtttgtttgtttgtgtttctctgtgcagAAATCAGTGAGTGACTGGAGTATAACCAAAGAGTGACTGTGCTGCAGGCTCAGGAGTACCATGCTGCCCCGCTGTGCAGTCAGGGTGTGCCATGTGCTTGTGTTggtgctgtgtctgtctgcggCTGAGGACTTCGACTGGACAAAGAACGACCGCGGCTCCTTCTATTATGGCACTTTTCCAGCTGGTATGAGCACATAGCAAGTCTTGTGCACTCGCTTTTGAAATTCACTGGGATTGAGGCATTATAATAAATGGTATTGTACGGCTTATAGGCTGGTTTCCTACGTCACCTAACTCTGAGTTGGTTGTTGGATTATTAGGATTTTCGTGGGGTGCCGGCAGTTCAGCCTATCAGACAGAAGGAGCCTGGGACAAAGATGGAAAAGGACTGAGCATCTGGGATGTGTTCACCCACAAGAAAGGCAAAGTCCAGCGTAATGAGACAGGGGATTCCTCTTGTGAGGGCTACTACAAAATCAAGGTATGCTGGTGATCAAGGGACAAAGCTGGTATACAAacactgtgtatctgtgtacatgagtgtgtgacagagaaaaatAGTGTGAGAGAAGTAGGCAACAGCAAATGTAAtcatctcttttctctgtgcTGTACAGGATGACATCTCTTTGATGAAGGAGCTAAAGCTGAACCACTATCGTTTCTCCATCTCCTGGCCTAGAATCATTCCGACTGGCATTAAGTGTGAGTGCCCGATTTTGGCTCAAGCTTTTTGAAATAGAACTGCCAAATATGATTCAGTCTGTTGATGGATAAAAACTCTTTGCACTTTGCAGCTGATCATGTAAATGAGAAAGGAATCCAGTACTATGACAATCTGATAGACCATCTGCTGGAGAGCAAGATCACCCCCATTGTCACCCTGTATCACTGGGATCTTCCACAGGTATACAAAATACGGACTACCAACATCAATCGCGATACTTTCCCATCATAGCAGTGTATACTAATTAATCTTCATCTCTTTACTGGCTgggtttttatgtttctgctttTTCAGGTTTTGCAAGAGAAATATGGAGGGTGGCAGAACATCAGCATGGTCAATCATTTCAATGATTTTGCTAACCTGTGCTTTGAGAGATTTGGAAACCGAGTGAAGTACTGGATCACTTTCAACAACCCGTGGGTAGGTTCTTGGGATGTCACAGCACATGAATTTGGTAGCtgataccaataccagtgaaaTTCCGTGTTTCTCAATACCTGAGTGaataccacagcaaaaacagataCTGACATCAGCGCATGCTCCCCCTTTAAAaacttatattattattatattaacatTAACAAGTATTTGAACATACGGCCTACAGACACCTAAATATTGATTCTCGTCACATTCctagtagttttatttttttttttttagttttcagtcACGTTTTCACTGGTGCCCCCactttgaaatattaaaataacagtttttttgGTAGTAGAGCTGGGATACGCATGGAGCTACCTGTTATTGTAATGTGATgttctgacattttatttaaccACAGTCAGTAGCTGTTGAAGGCTATGAGACAGGTGAGCATGCTCCTGGACTGAAGCTGAGAGGAACTGGGGCCTACAGGGCTGCCCATCACATGATAAAGGTACAAAGctgtgaatgtaaaatgtatatGTATCAAAAATATGTATCTGTGAATGAGCACTTTGGGTTGAAATGGAATTCTTATTCATAACagagactgtttttgtttttcgtggttggatttttctttttttcctgtaggCACACGCTAAAGTTTGGCACACATATGACACTCAGTGGAGGGCCAAACAAAAAGGTAAACAAGGTCAAAGCCATTCAGTGGCAATCTGAACATAATCCTGAAAATGTCTCTGAACAGTAGTGTCTCTCTGAGCACTGAGAGCCGCTGTCCACATCTGTAGGTCTGATTGGCATCTCTCTGTCTGGGGACTGGGGAGAGCCGGTGGACATCGGAAACCAGAAAGACATTGAAGCCGCTGAGAGATACGTCCAGTTCTACCTCGGCTGGTTTGCCACACCCGTCTTCCATGGCGACTACCCTCAAGTGATGAAAGACTTCATTGGCAAGTTATTCTGGACAAAATTGATCAAGAGATCATGTAAAAATGATATTAGTCAGTGGGATGTTTGACTTTAACCCTCTATGTGTCCAGGGAGAAAGAGTGGCCAACAGGGTCTGGGAACGTCTCGCCTGCCCACATTCTCCTCCCAAGAGAAGAGCTACATCAAGGGCACCTGTGACTTCCTTGGCATTGGTCACTTCACCACCCGCTACATCACCCAAAAGAACTACCCAGTGGGCCGTAGTGGCAGCAGCTACTTCACCGACCGAGACCTGGCTGAGCTGGTTGACCCCCGCTGGCCAGACCCCGGGTCTGAGTGGCTCTACTCTGTGCCATGGGGCTTCAGGCGTCTGCTTAATTTTGTCAAGGTGAAACATGGACCCTGTGGTGTAGACTTAATGATACACAGCAAGTTGATTAAAGTTTCTTCTCCACCATATAAATCAAAACAGCTAAAAGGAGCATAACACATTGCCCCTCTTTTGATTTCATGTAAAAGCAACTTACATTGTATTGTGATTTGTTCCCCATATAGACTCAGTATGGGAACCCAATGATCTATGTGACAGAGAACGGCGTGTCTGAGAAGATGTTATGCACAGAGCTCTGTGACGACTGGAGGATACAGTATTACAAAGACTACATCAATGAAATGCTAAAAGGCGAGTGGGCGGCAACATGTGAATTagagctgggcgatatggacaaaatcaaatatcacagtgtCTTTAACTGAAGATGTAAATACAAATATTGTCTCATAAGTCTCATACGCTCAGAAAACTACATCTGTTTAATGTCATGCTACTTTAAAAATCAGGAGAAGAAGGTACTTCTGTCATATCACTAGatcacaatatccaaaatcctagCTATCTAGTCTCAAATCATGGTTATgacaaaatatcaatatatcgcccagccTTAATTGTGAATGTGATCTATACATACCAATAttacactacacacacagaggaaaaagtaTGGGCTTTAGTATTTCATGCTAATCTGACAATTAAGAACAAAATAATTCAAGATCCATCTTCATTTTATAATCAGCTTGCACTTTCTCTTTTGGGGTGTCACTCAGCTATCAAAGATGGCGTCAATGTGAGGGGCTACACTGCGTGGTCCCTGCTGGACAAGTTTGAGTGGGACGAGGGCTACTCTGAGAGGTTTGGCTTGTACTATGTGGACTTCAGGAACAAAAACAAGCCCCGCTATCCCAAGGCTTCCGTTCAGTACTACAAACGCATAATCAGCTCAAATGGATTCCCCAATCAGAGAGAGGTAAGAGATAGTGTGGCTGCTCAAATACCTGCTTCTCATCACTGTACTGATAACTAATACATATACAGATCTACCCAACTGCTTTCCCTGAGATTATGACCTTTGCAGTAACTGTATTCACTCTATCATAATGCTGTTGAATATATAAGTACTGACGGACAGCTGTGCTAAATATCTTTACAGGTTGAGAACTGGAGAAAGAAGGCGATTGAGACTTGTTCTTCCAGTAACCAGCTCTTAGCTGCAGGTCAGTTCATCCATAACAAacctcacctttttttttcagtgacaggAGGTGAATAACTAGCTGGGGTAAACAAATAAAGATTCTGACACAAATGTCAAAAACCTGCTGATAGGCTTTAATGGAGACAAAAATATATCtgcaattataaaaataaaaaaaaaaatcagactttaATAGGTGTTTCTGTTCTATAAGCACCTTAGAACACTCATGAACCAATTATTAGTTAATTAGGGAATGTGGAAATGGAAAGACTAGATACCAAAATTTCTAACaggatttttctttgtttgcccCTCCAGCTAGAAGAAAATCCAAGGAACATGCCGAAATGCCAAAGGTTTGGCCAGTGCATGATGAAGTTTAGAACTTAAGGGGTACATTATCTTCCATTAAGGCACTGTCTTTTAAGCTGTTCTGAATGTGTGGCTTTAAGTCTGACCTGCAGAGTGAAGTTTGAGCACGTCAACACTAACTTCAACTTTACTGACTTTGCACAACTCAAGCAATAGCTTGCATTGTATGATGTGtgcaattttgtattttttagaaTGCTTTAAATCCAGTTTGCAACCCCCGCCCCCTTTCCCCATGTCACAGCAGCTTTAACAGAAAATTGATAAGCATTTCAGCATATCTGTACATGTGGCCACTACGTGCATACAGTTCTCAAAGGGTTAATGTGCCTTCATTCAACTCAgtaatttctctttctttattaGAGGAACAGCGGAGTACTGCTGCCAATATTCTAAGACTTATACATGGTAAGAAATCACTTATTCTCATACTAAATCAGATAAAAGATGACCTAGGAAAATGATTAACCCTTTGAGTGCTGTGCTTGAGCATCATTAGACTGCTTTCTAAGCACTGTGTGCACTACATGCAAGTGAGTCGTtaacatgtgtctgtgtgctttgcAGACCCTTTGACCAGCCACATGGAGATGGTAACTGAGATTGTTGTTCCCACTGTGTGCACACTCTCTATTTTACTCAGTGCCATTTTCCTTATGTTCCTGCTGCGGAGGCGGAACTAGAAATCAGCTCTCAAAGTATGCATGTTCACCAGCATAaacatatgtatacacacatacatacatgcatctTGTATAGGCataatttctttaatttgtcATGTGTGAGCATATCTTATGATTCAAACTGAATATTGAGAGTTAATTAGAATTCTTTTAAAAATTTCTTCATTTGATGTGCATTCAATGTTTGCTGTACAATGGGACACTGCTTTAAACACtgctttattgatttattaccAAACATTCGCACAGTGGGGATAAAACTGCCACATGTTggattttttgttattaaaacATCAACGTGAAATATCACTTTTGCAAACAGCTGAAATGATCTTTGTGTCTTCATTTGGTCAAATTTGGGAGTACTCGAGCTTAATTAACCGCAACTGTTTCAACACTCTTTTGCttgcacaggaaaaaacaaacaaacaaacaaaaaagctgttttcataatgcatttgacaatgatatattaaaataaaaatcatacacTGGTCTCTGTAAGCTTTGTGATGAGgtttttacacatttcaatATTAAGATAAATTTATTAGTAACTGTGATATCAAAATAAACTGATCATCCCTTAGATTGTTTTCAGTTGTAGTTCGTGTGAATTCAAGCAAAGCTGACGAGGCTGCAGCACACCATGGTGGTAAAGTAGGCAGGCTCCCTGTCGTCTCCATTGACCGTTTCAATTATGttctctgtaaaataaaataaaatgaggacAAAAGAAATTATCCATAGCtaataatagttaaaaaaaacaaaaaaaaaaaacaacaacaactatgtGATATGTATTTATAGGACTACAAAAAGGTCACCTGTTTCAAAGATGACATGATCGAACAGTGGTCTGTCACTGAACTGCAGCGATGTCTTGACCTCACGAGAACCGTGGCCACTGGACACCTCGACCCCCCACACAACTGGATGGGTTCTgtagcgcgcacacacacattcatatgagGGATAAGGTAATAGCCCCCCCTTTATTTTTTGGCAGAACAAAATAATCCTACTTAAACTTCTGTCTAAATCTCTTTAATTAAAATTCATTAACTTTAACTTACGTTTTCCATAGAGCAACTAACAAGCTTCTAATGCAACTGTATGTGACGCATGACAGTATATGTCCTGTCCAATCAATGCTTCCTTCACTATCACTATTTTGTCATTTatgacatgaatgaaaatgtaataatttcaAACATATTTACAGATTTATTTGGAGCTACTCAAGTAATGTGCAAACAGATGTATTCCTTACTCCTGGTAGAAGTGGCTGATCAGGGCAGGTGTGATTTGCAGTTTGAATTCATGGTCTTCATCATATGGGTGCGTTTTGTAATACTGCAAGCATGATCTAGgagaatggaaaaagaaataaaagactgAAAATTTCTGTAATCTAACTTCATATGAGGCAAAACACATATTTTGCATGAGATAAATCACTGCAACAAGCCGACTCGATTTACTGTGTGAGGGAGAACAGCCGGTCGTAGGGCAAACCCAGGAAGGTGCTGCAGGTCACAATTACTTCCAGCAGATGGTGCAGTTTCCTCACTCGAGCAACTTGCTCCTGCAGATCAACCTCTGTGCTGAGATAGAAACTCTGTGGAGtgtgaaacacacatgcagaaatttGCAAGAGGACTCATTTGAAAGTGGTTGTCTGCAAGTCTTTAGAATAATCTTGATCTTACCAAGTGGTTGAGAGTTGTCAGTTCTTCACCTGAGAGGAACAAAGATCAGCACATGTATgtaaaaaaactgcattttcacaATATTATCCTGAGCTCAGGTGGCATGCATTATCTTGAGGTTCCAAAATCACATGGAAAGCACACataaatgtcagaaaaaatgCTACTGAAGAGGTTACCAATGAGGTAATTGATGTAATCCTTTCTCATCTTGTCCAGTCCCATCTCCAGCAGCATGTGGACAGGGGTGAGCCCTGAAAGAGACACATGATCGATCTGCTGGTGGTAGGACTGTAGGATGAGTTTGCtgagggagctgctgctgtcccgGTGAATCTGGAGGaagcaacacaaaacaagaaacagcCTTGTAATAGACGACACTTATTATggtcctcatttttttcttcataaccGATTAACAGCTAGTTTTCAAAAGCTGCATCAAACATACCCACGGTTTAATGTCGCCATATCTTAAGGCCTCAATAACCAGTTTCAGACAGTCTCCAACATCTTGATACGAAGTCACACCTGTAATGAATACAATAGAATTTTCAGTGTCTTTCCCACGATGGAAACTATGGAATTACAGTGTCCCAAAGAGGAAACCCACACTGgactcactcactctttctcatCCGAACCCACAGCTGCTCTACAAAATCCAAGTCGCCTCGTTCCATTAGAGAGTTAAAAATGGACGGCTCCGACTCAGTCTTCAGCTTTGATGGCTGCTGGTAAACAGTGAGTGGTGAGCAAACAGTAAAATGTATTCTCAAAGTCCAATCTTTAAATTACCATCATACCTCAGCTGTTTTTGCAGCCTGATCCTGTAGTGTCTTTGCAGTCGTCTGAAGTTCTGAAAGAGTATACAGTATTCTTAATTATCTGTCAACATTAAATCATAGTCGATTTTTGTAGATGTTAAACAAAACGTCCAAACCTTCTAGGTAGGCCTTGGTGAGATTCACAGCTGAATTAGTTTCCACGGGCTCCATCCATTCAGTCTCACCAGTTCTCAAACCGTCAGCAAGAGTCTGGCAATAACAGCGATTAGAAATATTAAGAGAATATAAAGCATTTATACTTACACTCACTCACCTCAAATAATTGTGACACAAAATTATAACACAAACCTGAAGAAACTCCAGCTCCCTGTACATCTCGAACATTGGACTTCTCATGTCGCCGCCGGTAACTTTGATGTTCTGCATGTgcacagaagaaaaaggaggcaaaaataacattaataatgagTAAATGTGAGGAGGTctagaaaaaaaagcagtcatTACCACTTAACAGACATAGATTTTCATTGTACATGTATGATtaatgaaagtattttttcatttttcattttacttcatGATTAAAGGCAGTTTTACAGACCTTAAGATAAAGTATTATATTCAAGATGAAGAGTATGAGCCAAGACTGACTGCTGCTTACCAGAGTTGCTGTGGAGGACAGAGGTGGCATCTCAAGGATGCTCTCTACGTGGCTCCAGGTAAAATCCACTGTCACATAATTCTGGGACTCAATCACAGTGTTTTCAACAACAGTGGAGCCAAACAAGGTGTACTTAGCGCTGCCTTTTATCACCATCTGGAAACATTGACAGAAGTGTGTCAGTGATGATTCTTTAATGACTTAATGACCTACAAAAGAAGAGGAGCCATGCCATACCGAGGACGAATGATGTCTTTTCTTGTGCTCTTGTTTAAGTTCATCTAAGGTAGGAAATGATCCTCTATCCACTGctgaatctaaaaaaaaaataaaaaataataacatacaAAACTTTCATAATTATCGAGGGAAACACAATGAATTTACTTTGTCAGTAATGTTTTAAGTATGGAATGTTCAAATAAAGTCTCTGTGCCATACCTTTGCAGGTGACAGAGTATAATTTGACACCGGTTACTTTATCGCCTGTGCAGACTGTTTCCGCCCCTAACCAGGACGTCCCGACAGGATCAGACATGTCACACCGAACCCACAGAGGGAGTACTGCCGACTTGACCACAGAGGAGACATTAGCATTTTGAGATATTGTGTACCAAGACAGCAGTTGTCtgtaaaatgaaaggaaaaaaaaaatacagtcatcTTACAAAACTATACAGGCAACACAATCCTACCATCACTTATCTTACAggaatgaaaatatgaaatgtaattCCAAACAGTGTGAATATTGCATATATCACCTTGCTTTCAT is a genomic window containing:
- the lctlb gene encoding lactase-like protein: MLPRCAVRVCHVLVLVLCLSAAEDFDWTKNDRGSFYYGTFPAGFSWGAGSSAYQTEGAWDKDGKGLSIWDVFTHKKGKVQRNETGDSSCEGYYKIKDDISLMKELKLNHYRFSISWPRIIPTGIKSDHVNEKGIQYYDNLIDHLLESKITPIVTLYHWDLPQVLQEKYGGWQNISMVNHFNDFANLCFERFGNRVKYWITFNNPWSVAVEGYETGEHAPGLKLRGTGAYRAAHHMIKAHAKVWHTYDTQWRAKQKGLIGISLSGDWGEPVDIGNQKDIEAAERYVQFYLGWFATPVFHGDYPQVMKDFIGKKSGQQGLGTSRLPTFSSQEKSYIKGTCDFLGIGHFTTRYITQKNYPVGRSGSSYFTDRDLAELVDPRWPDPGSEWLYSVPWGFRRLLNFVKTQYGNPMIYVTENGVSEKMLCTELCDDWRIQYYKDYINEMLKAIKDGVNVRGYTAWSLLDKFEWDEGYSERFGLYYVDFRNKNKPRYPKASVQYYKRIISSNGFPNQREVENWRKKAIETCSSSNQLLAAEEQRSTAANILRLIHDPLTSHMEMVTEIVVPTVCTLSILLSAIFLMFLLRRRN
- the zwilch gene encoding protein zwilch homolog, coding for MAAKAITNAKEFLNTLRSLQNDENKDSTTYEEDIQIIQSGRDGSAVLNMYCGSQPLFICEKAVPKITEPDDKKMDDTTSSSDGEVSVSLADLGPQPLNIMKARQLLSWYTISQNANVSSVVKSAVLPLWVRCDMSDPVGTSWLGAETVCTGDKVTGVKLYSVTCKDSAVDRGSFPTLDELKQEHKKRHHSSSMVIKGSAKYTLFGSTVVENTVIESQNYVTVDFTWSHVESILEMPPLSSTATLNIKVTGGDMRSPMFEMYRELEFLQTLADGLRTGETEWMEPVETNSAVNLTKAYLEELQTTAKTLQDQAAKTAEPSKLKTESEPSIFNSLMERGDLDFVEQLWVRMRKSVTSYQDVGDCLKLVIEALRYGDIKPWIHRDSSSSLSKLILQSYHQQIDHVSLSGLTPVHMLLEMGLDKMRKDYINYLIGEELTTLNHLSFYLSTEVDLQEQVARVRKLHHLLEVIVTCSTFLGLPYDRLFSLTQSCLQYYKTHPYDEDHEFKLQITPALISHFYQETHPVVWGVEVSSGHGSREVKTSLQFSDRPLFDHVIFETENIIETVNGDDREPAYFTTMVCCSLVSFA